Proteins encoded by one window of Tunturibacter psychrotolerans:
- a CDS encoding alkene reductase, translated as MASQTHKALFTPVQLGPLSLKHRVVMAPLTRSRATQPGDIPNALMAEYYGQRASDGGLIITEATTISPTARGWFGAPGLYSDEQVEAWKKVIAAVRAKGGHIFAQLWHTGRSSNIETSGTIPVAPSVDPSYWDDESHVVSAPSGWVKPSPHRALDINEIPGIIEDYRKAAQRAKDAGFDGVELHGGNGYLLAQFLEDGSNKRTDAYGGSIENRSRFFLEALEAVTSVWGGNRTAARIAPGGTWNGMHDSNPEALYGYLVDQLNRFDLAYINIIEPRVKGNIVLEEGQQPTAAMQLRKIFKNKIIAAGGFEPDTAEDVVAAGHADLVAFGRHFVSNPDLPKRIEQDLPLTPYNRDTFYTFDALGYTDYPVFEQLVTA; from the coding sequence ATGGCAAGTCAGACCCACAAAGCTCTCTTCACTCCCGTCCAACTCGGCCCGCTCTCGCTCAAACATCGCGTTGTCATGGCCCCTCTCACGCGCTCCCGCGCCACCCAGCCCGGCGACATTCCCAACGCGCTCATGGCCGAATACTACGGCCAGCGCGCCTCCGACGGCGGCCTCATCATCACCGAAGCCACCACCATCTCCCCCACCGCACGCGGCTGGTTCGGAGCGCCCGGCCTCTACTCCGACGAGCAGGTCGAAGCCTGGAAAAAAGTCATCGCCGCCGTCCGCGCCAAAGGCGGCCACATCTTCGCGCAGCTCTGGCACACCGGCCGCTCCTCCAACATCGAAACCAGCGGAACCATTCCCGTCGCCCCCTCGGTCGATCCCTCGTACTGGGACGACGAATCCCACGTCGTCTCCGCACCCAGCGGCTGGGTCAAACCCTCACCCCACCGCGCTCTCGATATCAACGAAATCCCCGGCATCATCGAGGACTATCGCAAAGCCGCCCAGCGCGCCAAAGACGCAGGCTTCGACGGCGTCGAACTTCACGGCGGAAACGGCTACCTCCTCGCTCAATTTCTCGAAGACGGCAGCAACAAACGCACCGACGCCTACGGCGGCTCCATCGAAAACCGCTCCCGCTTCTTCCTCGAAGCCCTCGAAGCCGTCACTTCCGTCTGGGGAGGCAACCGCACCGCCGCCCGCATCGCACCCGGCGGCACCTGGAACGGCATGCACGACAGCAACCCTGAAGCGCTCTACGGCTACCTCGTCGATCAGCTCAACCGCTTCGACCTCGCCTACATCAACATCATCGAGCCACGCGTCAAAGGCAACATCGTCCTCGAAGAAGGTCAACAACCCACCGCCGCCATGCAACTGCGAAAGATCTTCAAGAACAAAATCATCGCCGCAGGAGGCTTCGAGCCCGACACCGCCGAAGACGTCGTAGCCGCAGGACACGCCGACCTCGTAGCCTTCGGACGTCACTTCGTCTCCAATCCCGACCTGCCAAAACGCATCGAGCAGGATCTCCCGCTCACACCCTACAACCGCGACACCTTTTACACCTTCGACGCCCTCGGCTACACCGACTACCCCGTCTTCGAGCAACTCGTCACCGCGTAA
- the aroC gene encoding chorismate synthase, which translates to MLRFSTAGESHGESLVAMVSGLPAGVVVEQEFIDREMWRRQKGYGRGGRMRIERDSAHILSGVRHGKTIGSPIAMVIANNDWKNWTEILPVEAGDATKHKAVASPRPGHADLAGSLKYDFPDARYVLERASARESAARVAAGAVAKMLLRAVGVEVASHVIRVGKAELGRAATWEEIAALQLKDEVLLNCVDAEAEAAMKAEVDAVLRTGDTVGGVFEVVVHGLPPGVGTHANWDERLDGLLAQAVMSLQAVKAVELGRGVTAAESVGSAVHDAIGYEGADQAFTKFSREQNNAGGVEGGISNGEDVVVRGYLKPISTLRRPLGSVSFETREPVKAAYERSDVCVVPAAGVAAEAMVALTVARLVVEKFGGDSLREMQRNFNGYCEQIRAY; encoded by the coding sequence ATGTTGCGATTTTCGACAGCGGGAGAGAGCCACGGGGAGAGCCTGGTGGCGATGGTGAGTGGGCTGCCCGCGGGGGTGGTCGTCGAGCAGGAATTTATTGATCGGGAGATGTGGCGGCGGCAGAAGGGATATGGCCGCGGTGGGCGGATGCGGATCGAGCGGGACTCGGCGCATATTTTGAGCGGCGTGAGGCATGGCAAGACGATCGGGTCGCCGATTGCAATGGTGATTGCGAATAACGACTGGAAGAACTGGACGGAGATTCTGCCGGTGGAGGCGGGAGATGCGACGAAGCATAAAGCTGTCGCTTCGCCGCGGCCTGGGCATGCGGATCTGGCGGGGAGTTTGAAGTACGACTTTCCGGATGCGCGGTATGTGCTGGAGCGGGCGAGTGCGAGGGAGAGTGCGGCGCGGGTGGCGGCGGGTGCGGTGGCGAAGATGTTGCTGCGGGCCGTGGGTGTTGAGGTTGCTAGCCATGTGATTCGCGTGGGGAAGGCGGAGCTCGGAAGGGCGGCGACGTGGGAGGAGATTGCGGCGCTGCAGTTGAAGGATGAGGTTTTGTTGAACTGCGTGGATGCGGAGGCCGAGGCTGCGATGAAGGCTGAGGTCGATGCGGTGCTGCGGACGGGCGATACCGTGGGCGGGGTGTTTGAGGTGGTGGTGCATGGTCTGCCTCCGGGTGTGGGGACGCATGCGAATTGGGATGAGCGTTTGGATGGGTTGTTGGCGCAGGCGGTGATGAGTCTGCAGGCGGTGAAGGCGGTGGAGCTGGGGCGTGGGGTGACGGCGGCGGAGTCGGTGGGGTCGGCGGTGCATGATGCGATTGGGTATGAGGGTGCTGATCAGGCGTTTACGAAGTTTTCGCGGGAGCAGAATAATGCCGGTGGAGTTGAGGGTGGGATTTCGAATGGCGAGGATGTTGTGGTGCGGGGGTATTTGAAGCCGATTTCTACGTTAAGACGGCCGCTGGGTTCGGTGAGTTTTGAGACGCGTGAGCCGGTGAAGGCTGCGTATGAGCGGAGCGATGTTTGTGTGGTTCCGGCGGCTGGTGTTGCGGCGGAGGCGATGGTTGCGCTGACGGTGGCGCGGCTGGTGGTGGAGAAGTTTGGCGGTGACTCGCTGCGTGAGATGCAGCGAAATTTCAATGGCTATTGTGAGCAGATTCGAGCGTATTGA